From a single Canis aureus isolate CA01 chromosome 5, VMU_Caureus_v.1.0, whole genome shotgun sequence genomic region:
- the TMEM171 gene encoding transmembrane protein 171, producing the protein MSPVAAAEPDGAQRNRCVSKLIFFLFVFGAMLLCVGVLLSIFGFQACQYRIFQDCSVVLKVAGPACAAVGLGAVILARSRARLQLRESRLRGSPADPDRDFLCGESRQFVQCLIFGFLFLTSGMLISILGIWVPGCGSDWAQEALNETDSADTEPQMCGFLSLQIMGPLIVLMGLCFFVVAHVKRNNLHEGQDASENEDPQIRSLEPVQVTVGDAVILFPPPPPPYFPESSAPAATRSPGADGLRLDENPPSYYSIFNYGRTPAPGRQGAAPEAHGESIYTISGAAAAPDTLPPPELPPRYEEKETAAASTPTLGSGPAAP; encoded by the exons ATGTCACCCGTGGCTGCTGCTGAGCCGGACGGGGCCCAGCGCAACAGGTGCGTCAGCAAGctcatcttcttcctttttgtctttggTGCCATGCTGCTGTGTGTGGGGGTGCTGCTGTCCATCTTTGGGTTCCAGGCATGCCAGTACAGAATCTTCCAGGACTGCAGCGTGGTGCTGAAGGTCGCTGGGCCGGCCTGTGCCGCGGTAGGGCTGGGGGCTGTGATCCTGGCCCGCTCCCGGGCCCGGCTTCAGCTCCGGGAGAGCCGCCTGCGGGGCAGTCCGGCGGACCCCGACCGAGACTTCCTCTGTGGGGAGAGCCGCCAGTTTGTCCAGTGCCTCATCTTCGGGTTTCTGTTCCTGACAAGTGGCATGCTCATCAGCATCCTGGGCATTTGGGTCCCCGGCTGTGGCTCAGACTGGGCGCAGGAAGCGCTGAACGAGACGGACTCTGCCGACACAGAGCCGCAGATGTGTGGATTCCTGTCCCTGCAGATCATGGGGCCCCTGATTGTACTCATGGGGTTGTGTTTCTTTGTGGTGGCCCACGTGAAGAGAAACAACCTGCACGAGGGCCAGGATGCCTCCGAAAATGAGGACCCGCAGATCCGGAGCTTGGAGCCTGTCCAGGTCACCGTAG GTGACGCCGTGATCCTATtcccgccgccgccaccgccctACTTTCCCGAGTCCTCGGCTCCTGCGGCGACTCGAAGTCCTGGGGCTGACGGTTTGCGTCTAGATGAAAATCCACCTTCGtattacagtatttttaactATGG TCGGACCCCAGCTCCTGGGCGCCAGGGCGCGGCCCCCGAGGCGCATGGCGAATCCATATACACCATTTCCGGGGCTGCTGCGGCCCCcgacaccctcccaccccccgagCTGCCTCCCAGGTACGAGGAGAAGGAAACGGCGGCCGCCTCGACGCCGACCCTGGGCTCCGGGCCTGCCGCGCCGTGA
- the TMEM174 gene encoding transmembrane protein 174 isoform X2 — protein sequence MEQAGGHVEDLPLNVFSVTPYTPSTADLQVCREGEERAPDAEQTAGGQSFVFTGINQPITFHGATVVQYIPPPYGSQEPLGVNATFLQPGSPCGPAPGPPHYYTIYPADNAVFVGDQGGPSTAGGRDRSGPAAHLLEATPPGIEVFSPPPYEELYSPPRQPTMLTQVLPP from the exons ATGGAGCAGGCCGGCGGCCACGTGGAAGACTTGCCCCTCAACGTGTTCTCCGTGACCCCCTACACGCCCAGCACGGCCGACCTCCAG GTGTGCAGAGAAGGTGAGGAAAGGGCCCCGGACGCGGAGCAGACGGCAGGAGGACAGTCGTTTGTTTTCACGGGGATCAACCAACCCATCACGTTCCACGGGGCCACGGTGGTGCAGTACATCCCTCCTCCGTACGGTTCCCAAGAGCCCCTTGGGGTGAACGCCACCTTCCTGCAGCCAGGGAGCCCCTGCGGCCCTGCGCCCGGCCCTCCCCACTACTACACCATCTACCCGGCGGACAACGCGGTGTTCGTGGGCGACCAAGGCGGCCCGTCGACCGCGGGGGGCCGCGACAG ATCCGGCCCCGCGGCCCACCTGCTGGAAGCCACCCCGCCGGGGATTGAGGTCTTCTCTCCTCCCCCGTATGAGGAGCTGTACTCCCCTCCTCGCCAGCCCACCATGCTGACCCAGGTGCTCCCTCCATGA
- the TMEM174 gene encoding transmembrane protein 174 isoform X1, producing the protein MEQAGGHVEDLPLNVFSVTPYTPSTADLQVSDDDKAGATLLFSGIFLGLVGITFTVMGWIKYQGVSHFEWTQLLGPILLSVGVTFILIAVCKFKMLSCQVCREGEERAPDAEQTAGGQSFVFTGINQPITFHGATVVQYIPPPYGSQEPLGVNATFLQPGSPCGPAPGPPHYYTIYPADNAVFVGDQGGPSTAGGRDRSGPAAHLLEATPPGIEVFSPPPYEELYSPPRQPTMLTQVLPP; encoded by the exons ATGGAGCAGGCCGGCGGCCACGTGGAAGACTTGCCCCTCAACGTGTTCTCCGTGACCCCCTACACGCCCAGCACGGCCGACCTCCAGGTGTCGGATGACGACAAGGCGGGGGCCACCCTGCTCTTCTCAGGCATCTTCCTGGGGCTGGTGGGGATCACGTTCACCGTCATGGGCTGGATCAAATACCAGGGGGTCTCCCACTTTGAATGGACCCAGCTCCTCGGGCCCATCCTGCTGTCAGTGGGGGTCACGTTTATCCTGATCGCTGTGTGCAAGTTCAAAATGCTGTCCTGCCAGGTGTGCAGAGAAGGTGAGGAAAGGGCCCCGGACGCGGAGCAGACGGCAGGAGGACAGTCGTTTGTTTTCACGGGGATCAACCAACCCATCACGTTCCACGGGGCCACGGTGGTGCAGTACATCCCTCCTCCGTACGGTTCCCAAGAGCCCCTTGGGGTGAACGCCACCTTCCTGCAGCCAGGGAGCCCCTGCGGCCCTGCGCCCGGCCCTCCCCACTACTACACCATCTACCCGGCGGACAACGCGGTGTTCGTGGGCGACCAAGGCGGCCCGTCGACCGCGGGGGGCCGCGACAG ATCCGGCCCCGCGGCCCACCTGCTGGAAGCCACCCCGCCGGGGATTGAGGTCTTCTCTCCTCCCCCGTATGAGGAGCTGTACTCCCCTCCTCGCCAGCCCACCATGCTGACCCAGGTGCTCCCTCCATGA